A window of Acinonyx jubatus isolate Ajub_Pintada_27869175 chromosome B2, VMU_Ajub_asm_v1.0, whole genome shotgun sequence genomic DNA:
TTTCAGTTTGCCACTCAGTTCCGAATGTGGTACAGCTTGTTCACCAATGTGTTGAAACTTTCCTTCCTGCAGCATGTTGAGTAATTGTAGATGAGTTTTTAATAAGTTCTTGTCACACAGCTTTTTTTGACAGTGGGCTGTGGAATAGATACCTGGCTGTCAGTTCCCCCAGCGTTCTCGGTAAAAATTCACAACAGTCAGTTTGCTTCCTTGATGAAATAAATGGGGACCTAAGACCTGGACTCCCACGTGAGCTTGTCCCATCAAGCTCAGCACCGAATTAGCCGTTGTCTGAACCGTTCAGACTTAAAGAAGATAGTCTATGAAGATGCCCCTAAAACGATATACAGATATGAAGTGAATGTGCTTTACTCTGCAAAGTACGTTCCTTAGCTTCCTTCAATTTCTAATAAAAGTCCACTGTTCTAAGAGACATTTCCTCCTGGCTCTCTAAACCCTATTTCTGTATTAAACATGTCAGATCATTGACTCTATGTGCTGTATTACATTACCTGCAGAAAGGCCTTCATTGAGTTGTGATTTGCTGTTTTATCCTAGGCATTTTTTGTGGGCTAACATAAAAAATGCAACAGGCTAGAAGACATTGTACATTAATTATGTCACTCCGTGTGCCTTATAGAAGAGAGCTACGTGAGTTCTTTTACTGCCGAGTAAGAACGTGTCTCTCTAGGCAAGCTCGCGTGAATACTTTTATCATGTAGTAAGTACCATATTCTTTCATGATATCCTCTCAGGTTTGCCTGCCAGGGCACTCAAAAGAATTGTTCAGTGAGTAGAAGTCATTAGCAAGGGTACTGAAATACTGTTTGCTCTGTCTTCTAACGGCAGTGTTTCTCAAGTTTGTTCAGTAGCAGAGCCTTGGGAAGCTGCTTTTCTCCTCCTTGTGAACACTGAAATATTGACAGTTAATAATATCCTACAAAGGATGATTTTTGTAACAGAGAAATAATGACAGTCTTATCAATGGACAGTGTGTAATCACCCACAGCCCGGGTGCCCTTAAGAATACAGGCTGTCTGCCTGAGCAGTCTTCTGAATTCTTCCGCCAAAAGATGTTTGctactcactcattcatttgggTGGCTGCTGACATTTGCTAATAGTCAAGCAGCAGCTAGAAGTTACCGGAGTTTCAGAAAATATATGGGTATTAGAACttacttttttctccccccctgtAAATTGGGAACTGCCATCACTCAGTTTGAGTGACAGAACACTTTTCACTGAAGTGTATGGAATGTCTGTGCTCCAGAGGAACCTGGCTAGGAAATCCCTGAACAAattgggttttggttttctttggatAGTTTAACTATTCCGtttctgtgtttaatattttaagtagcCATGGGCTTTTTAGAAATGGGCAGGAAAAAGCTGTGTATTTGTCTTGTGTAGAATATCAACCAGAAGATTCACGGGAGATCCCATATATTTAAAGATCTAGACGGAGACGCTGATATATTCTTCCAAGtcataaaatactttataaaatttttccTTGCATCTGTTCTTTTGTCTTCTAAATGGTTACATCTGAGGCAATTCACTGGAAGATTTCCTTAACACTCCCTACGTTAGCTTACGTTACATATCAAGATATTCGAAAAATTAGTGGCCTTAAAGACCAAACTGTTATAGTTGTCAAAGCCCCTCCAGAAACAAGACTTGAAGTGCCTGACCCAATAGAGGTAAGGAGATAACATCTTTGTTCATCTGCAGAGATCTTTCTGGAATGCTTGAAGTTAAGGAATCGTGGAGTCGTGGACAAAGGGTGTATCCTCTGAAAAACTGGATACTTCTTTCCCATCTATTTTACTTAACccgaactttaaaaaacatttcaacaGTTCATTATGCATGGAGTCCCCCAGAGATCAAATTTAACATAGCAGCATTGAACTTGGTGTATGGCTCCCTGTCCCTCttgtactttttgtttctctattaTCTGGTGGTTCTGACTGATTTGAACCGTTGGGGAATTTTATGTTGATTGCCCTGGACCCACCAGGAGTAGAGGCATTAATGCTTTAATGTAtctccccaattaaaaaaaaaaaaaagtaaccccCCCAACATATCTTAGCACATTTTCAGAATTTATCTTTTATAACatgtttacttttaagaaatcACATAAGGCTGTGGCTGAATTGATAGACTAGAATATTAGAAGAAAGTAGGGAGCATGTTTTTCTGATTGGTTTCAGATAATCTTCACTAATATAGGCCTGGACTGTAACTATAAGATAAAGAAATGTAGCAAAAAGGAAATGCatagaaaataagagaatgaaatttGCAAGCTCCCATCTAGGGTACAGTTCTCACCTTAAATGATATTAATAGCTCTGTGACCCAGATGAAGAAGAATTTTAGATGTTAGTGTGCCGTATTCTCTTATTAAACTCTGCTCCTATCACGTAAGAATGCTATTCATCCAGTGGTTATTAAAGTTCACATGAAAAAGCcctgccaggggcgcctgggtggctcagtcggttaagcgtccgacttcagctcaggtcatgatctcgtggtccgtgagttcgagccccgcgtcgggctctgtgctgaccactcggagcctggagcctgtttcagattctgtgtctccctctctctgaccctgccccgttcatgctctgtctctctctgtctcaaaaataaataaacgttaaaaaaaagaaaaagccctgcCATATAGGAAAAACAACATGGAAATACTGTCTATGGAATATTTAAAAGACCTTTTAATCGTTTGCATAGaagcaatatatttaaagaacacaGTTCACCTCCTCTagggcaggggtcagcaaactttttcttcaaAGGATCAGGCAGtagggcgtccgacttcagctcaggtcatgatctcacagttcatgagttcgagccccacgttgggctttgtgctgacagctcagaggctggagcctgtgtacccccgcccccgccccttccgcactcgtgctctgtctctgtttctcaaaagtgagtaaacgttaaaaaaaaaaaaaaaagttaaaggatcaggcagtaaatatttttggactTGTGAGCCATAAGTCTCTGTTGGGGCAACTCAACTGTACAACTCTGCCATTATGATagtatgagggaaaaaaaaaaaaaaaaagccagaggcaATCCATAAACCGTGGGAATGGGCATGATTCtatgccaataaaactttatttacaaagccaGTtgatgggctggatttggccttcGGGCTGCAGTTTGCTGGCCCTGCTTTTGATCGGAGTGGGCTACCAGTgaagaagcaaaataaagaatgaaaattacccttattttccatttttagatgataattactgtagctttcatttttcagtttggaCTTTTCTCACTTCTTCTGTTTATAGAGCCTACAAATACATTTGGCAAGTACCCAAGGGCCCATTGAGGTATATTTGTGTCcagaagagacagaaacacacagtccaatgaaaacaaacaaccaagACCACAATGGGAATATCCCAAAACCCCCTTCCAAAGGTAAAAATCCAGCTTTTTCATTTGGAAACTATGTTAAAAATGAAGGTGATTGGAAGGATCCTGTGTCAGAACCACACGTCTAggcaagaaatgaaaacttttgttaTTAAACGTTattaaggtaatttttttttaaggcattggGACTGGttacagaataaaataatgatcTTGAGCAAATGACTCCTCCACCCTCGGATGGAGTCCCTCAGGCTTTTGCAATCAGCAGAAACCATTTGCTTAGTGTTTTAGAAAACCAACTCAAGTGCGGAGTGAAGCTGTGAGCTGTTGGGGTGAATCATCAGCGACACTGAAAGGCAACAAGTTTGGAGAAAAAAGCCTTTTGTCGACAGAAGTTGTAGCTGAatttccaccctccctccccgaCCCCAGTGTGATGGGGACAAGACATGGGAGGAAAAACCCCGGGGGGAGTCTAAGTTCTCCCCTCTTTTCAGTTTCAGACTGGGGgacatgtatttaatttttcttcctactGTTTCCCAGTATAGCAGCAAGAATTGGAGTGATTTACGTGAATAGGTTCTGATCTAATActgagcaaaaaacaaaaaacacagcacCTCAGGTGGTAAAAcgaaagaccccccccccctttcaaagAGGATATGTCTTATTACATGTGTTTTTAGAGGTATCTTTAAAAAGTTAGTTGAAAAAAGGTTAAGTTAAAATCAGTGAGCCCTACTAGGAAGCCAGTGTTTcactattgatattttgttttgtttttcctttaaatagtgactaactgggggcacctgggtggctgagtccgttgagcatctgatggctcttgattttggttcaggtcatggtcccagggtcgtgggatcaagccctgcatcgggcttcatGCTGTGATgcgtgtggagtctgcttaagattctgtctctctccctctgcccctctcacccactcaagatctctccctctcaataaataaatagtgacTAACTGATAGCAGAACAAAGTGTTGGAACTTGTTAGCCTGTAATCTTTGAAATGACTTGTAGTCTTGTTTGCTAACAGTGGACGTTTCAAAAGATGAATGAGTTAGACCAGAACAGAGAAAGGCAGCCCGTCGCTGTGAACAGTTAGCACGAGATGGTCTGGACCGCAGTGTCCTTCTGATCAACCTTAGCAGAGGGCGCATGCTCTTATAACAGTGACGTGCATATTCTTCTAAAAAGTCGATTCGATTTgctcctaatttatttttctgtttcccccatttctttttccccctttcagaCTTGGCTTCAACCAACTCAGGACATAGCGATTGTTCAATTTCTATGGCGAACCTTTCTCCTTTGGCCTCCCCAGCCAACCTCTTACAGCAGACTGAGGACCAAATTCCTTCCAACCTGGAAGGACCATTTGTGAACTTACTGCCCCCCCTGCTCCAAGAAGACTATCTCCTAAGCCTTGGGGAGGAAGAAGGCATCAGCGATCTCTTCGATGCTTACGATTTGGAAAAGCTCCCACTGGTGGAAGATTTTATGTGTAGTTGATTATGCATTGTGTGAACTCCCCTTATaaaccaatatttttttattatggaaccAGAACATCTGTCATGCAGTGTtgtcccttcctgccttcttcctccgAGATAGTATCATGAAGTAAACTACAAACTTCAGAACAAAGCtgacattttaatgaatttaaaaaaaaaaattttttttttcgtttatttgTCTAAACGCACAGTCGCAGGCGCCCTTGGGAAAGCCCTGCTTTGCCCCAGGCTCCAAAATCTCCTGGATGAGTCAGCAAGTGAGAAAATGTGCAATCAGGTGTCTCTCACCCgtatttttcttcccccacccccttcccggaTTGGCTTGCTGTCCCTGATGGATGGGCTGTCGAATGGGGTCTGGCCACCTGGCCCACTCGAAAACAGCAATCTTCCTTAATAGCATTTCAAGCCGTGCCTTCTCCGCAGAATGCATGTCTTTGGGGTCTGCTAATATGGAACGGAACGGCAGGAACTGTAAACTTGAAGTCATGCAAAAAGTATGAAATGGATTTCTTCAGCTCTTCTTAGGAATATTTAAGTTACTGTCATAATTCAGTGTAAGCTATGGACCGCGTGTCCCGCCAGGAGGTCGAGAGAACCCGCACAGCCTTTTGGATGAAGAACTCTGTTTTCTACTATCTGTTGCAGATACAGAGGAACCATAGCGTTCTGCCACTCGAAGCTGTTGTGGATTTTCCTGACTCCGTTAACCACTCCCAGTCCCCCGCCCCCAACGTATTTGTCAGTTTAAAGTTGATTTGTAGCAAATGCTCACTTAGAAGTTCTTTGTGGATTGttttaggcttttaaaaaaaatttttttttttagccgcCATTGAAGCATTCCTGTGGCACCCATCACCATTTCAATTTAATTGTTTACTTTGAAACGGTTTTTTGCTCATTGGAATGATTTAAGCAGAGGTAGAGAACCTCTACTGATCAGAGCATCTAGACGCGTGGGACTGCAGGTGTAACAGCTTTGGCAAGAAGCACCAACcccttcttgcttcccttcctggGAGCGAGGGGGTCCTGGGGCTCGCGGACACCGGTGGCCCATGCGAGAGGAGAACCAGGTCAGATGACAGAGCAAGTCCCAGGGAGCCGCAGGTGTGGATCCCTCCGTCCTCGggcttccctcctttcccccccctccccgggccccgaGAGTGGGGCAAGGGCTCTCTTACACTGCACTCAGGGAGACCACTTCTCAGGATGGGGTCAGATGGAGAGGCCTCCGGGGACAAAGACATCCCCGCCGTGTGAGTGGCATTCTGTGGGCATTCACTTAACGCTGGCGAGACcggggcacccccccccccccccccccccactgcccaggGTGGCTGCAGTCGTCCTGGCCAGAGCCCGGCCCCCTTCCTCCATGAAGGAGTAAAGTTGAACCAAGGGAAGCCGGGAGGTGGGAAAAGAAGCGATAGAATGCCGGGGCGCCTCCCACTTTACTCTTCGGGGATGGTGTCCCCCAGTTGCTGGAGGCTTCGTGTCAGCCGCACATCCTCCCAGGTACGTCCAAGAATGGCTTTCCCGTGGGCCCCGGGAGCTAGCCTtctccccccccttcccaccccccccggGGCAGGTGGCCTGGTACCTCAGATCCATTCCTTGGATACTGAAGACTGCAGGAATGAGGGAGTCAcataagaaacaaacagaaaacaaaaccctcaagaTGAAACAAACGGTTAAATTGAAATGCTCTGTGCCTGACGCAGTAGCACTCGATTCCTGTGTTGAAGTGAATCGAGACCATCCCttgggaaaaacacaaaacaaaacaaaacaaaacaaaaaaccacgaAAGCCCCAGCCAGTTTACTCTAGGTAGATTTCCACAATATGCAAAGTGGTGGTGGGGTCAAAACAAATGACACCAGCACTTTAAACTCTTTGTGTGGGTATGCGTGGGTGTATGTTTGGGAAGGCAAACAAAGGTGCAGATTATCCTCGTTTTTTCTTCCTCGGCCTCcgtccccagcctcctccctcacacacactggATTTGGTACAAATAGCGGTGTGGTCCGTGATGAagccttggggtgggggagggagggggagcttTGTGTCAAGTGCCTACTGGAAATGCACTGTGGGGTGTTTTCCTGTATGGGAAACCGTTTATGCCAAGCTTTCCCCCATTTCCCATATTTATCTCATCTGGTTAGCTGCCTCTGCTCCCAGCTTTGTCTCATTCTCTTTGCCAGCTGCACAAagctgatttttttccaaagtctAAAGACTGAGCTCACCTGGCTAGGTTGCTGTGTGTTCTGTTGACTTTCTCGCGAAGCCTTTGCGTGATGTAATAATGccgtatttattgtttttaaaagagaaaggaatactAATAAGTCTTAAAGAGTTCCTTCACgcgtaagatttttttttccccccagttagTGGGCTTAACTGGTGTACCTTAATTAGATGTCCGTGCTGTGTTCCATTTGCATTAGTCCTTTTCTTTCTGACGTAGTATCTGGCGTACCCAGCGGGTTAGTACTACGGTATTTGTGTTACTTTAAGTACTGAGTCTGCAGGTTTTCTGGTACCATTGAGTTGCTGCTATTAACGCTCACACATGAAATGGCTGAAAGTTACAAGTGTGCAAATCATGACTGCGTGAGCCTTACAAAATAAAGTGTGTAAAGGGCAACACATGAGCTGTCAAACAGTGTTAGGTGTGTGTTCATATGTACAGATCTGTGCATAGCGGTCGTTTTATTTAAGTTGATATGTAGTCTACTCACATTTTCATTATCTAGCaattttgtacaaaaaaaaaatagcaattaatTTGTAAACACTGCCAGAGTCTTTTCTAGctggtttgtaattttttaagagTGTCCTATTGCGTTTTCGTTTTTCGTCGTGGTTTCTGTTTCCGTTTTCGTTGTTTTCAGTGTAGATCTGTAAATAAAACTGCAGTATTTAAAGCTTTATCTTTCAGGAAAAAGAGAGTAAGAACTCGAGGAGTGCATGACAGCCTGTGTGTGAGAGGAAGGGTCTGAAGGAAGATGGCTTTGCAGTGGTATGGCAAGTCCGATTGTGGGAATTTCTTTTCCTACGGGGTACGTGATTTTGTCGAAAGGCAGTATCTCTCCCACAATTGGGAGTAGGCAAACTACTAATCGGTTTAGCTTCGTGTTGTATgctagtttaaaaaagaaaatatgtaatataatgtaaaaaaaaaaaagcttttatgaCGGATTTTGTAAATAGATTTGTTACAGGGTAAACCTGTTCTGTAGCTGTGATCTTACCACTTCAAATGGGTGTAATTTGAATAAATTTTGTATGGTAAAGGatcaataaaatgattttttttttaagagttcagaCTTGTAAATGGCTTTTCTTAATACCATCTCATGTTCCTATGTTAACTTCATTTTTTGGGATGCACTTTAACAAGGGGAAAGGTTGCCCAGAAGCTGAAGAACGTCACATGCCTTACCCTTTATTTGGGACTTGGGGAACACGGGACATCCTTTTCGAGCACCCGTAGTGTGCTTAGCACTTAGAACATGCTGTCCCTCTGGCCACCTGCAAAAACCACTTCCAGATATTGAAGGATTTTTACACTATGGGACAAGTCCAGTTTTATTCGTCATAACAAGTATGAAGCCAAAAGATTTTAATTCTCAAGATGGATAATTACCTCCCTTGTCCAAGATTCTGTATCTCTTGTAATACTGCCTAGGAGCAGGTTAGGAATTTTGGATGgccatcttattattttttttttaatacttatttttgagagaaagagggagacccagaatccgaagcaggctccgggctctgagctgtcagcacagagcccgccgtggggcttggacccacaaacggcgagatcatgacctgagccgaagtcggacgcttaactgactgaaacacccaggcgccccatctcatACTCTTCATGCTCAGCTTATCATCTAAACTCCCAAACTGTTGTGTCTTGTACATATACACGCGCAATCAGTCAATCAATACACAAGggtataaagttcaaaaacaaaaccattccCGCCCCTTCCCCCAACCTATTCACCCTAGAGGAAACCACAATTCTCAATTTTCTGATGCATATCCCTCCGGTTGCTTCCCAGGCAGATATACATgggtgtgcacgtgcatgtgtatTTTAACATAAATCCTACCACGTACCCTCATCTGCAGCTCCTGTTGTGTCCTCGCTGTAAATTCAGCCGTCTTTCCAAGTTTGTACTTACAGACCACCTTCACTCTCTTCAAAGCCTGCATAGCATTCCAGtggttaaaagtttatttaataattttgtttacctaggtaattttttaaatttatttttaaatttttgtttgtttgtttgtttatgtatttatttttaaatcgaTATCCAAGTTAAGTCTGCAGGTTTTCTGGTACCACTGAGTTGCTGCTGTTAATGCTCACACATGAAAAAGCTAAAAGTCACAAGTGTGCAAATGATGactgcaataatgatttcaggagtagattccggtgattcatcccctacatataatacccagggctcatcccaacaagggtcCTTAATgcaccttacccatttagcccatccccccacccctctagcaaccctcagtgcattctctgtgtttaagaggctcttaggttttgtccccctccctggttttgtattatttttgctttctttccccgatgttcatctgttttgtatcttaaattccacatatgagtgaagtcatatgatttgtctttctctgactaatttcacttagcataatcacCTAGGTAATTTTCTATTGGGGAGATTTGTGTTCATTTTGCTATAAAGAATAACATGTAAgttttattgagtacttacatTATGCcaggtacaatttttttttatgcggtaaaatacacataacacaaaatttaacaTTGGTGACATTTGTACATTTACAGTCTTGTGCAGtgagttccagaacattttcaacatcccaaaaggaaaccccatacccGTTACCAAACCCCATAGCCCTACTCCCAACCCCCGGCAACctctcatctgctttctgtctgcaCGCGTTggcctgttctggatatttcctataaatggaatcctacaataaaTGACCTTTCGGGTCtgcctttttttcacttagcacaatgtcctcaaggttcctCCGTGTTCAAGCCCTTGtcattactttccttttatgCTTGAGTAATGTTCCGTCgtgtggatatgccacattttgtttatccattcatcagttaatggacatttgggttgtttctaccttttggctattggaATGCCAGATactattttaagtgctttctCTGAGTGCTCTATGTTTTTCTCAAAGCATACATCACTAGCTAAAGTATGTATCTGTTATTTCTCCacttctagaatgtaagctcagTGAGGAGAGGAACTTAATGTTGTTCTCTGCTGTGCCCCCAGTTCCTAGAAGAGTGACTGACATATAGTAAGCACCTAAACCATATATGAGTGAGTtattcctattttgcagatgagtcTGGGGTTTAAAAAtgtcacaggggcgcctgggggctcaagtcagttgagcatccaacttcagctcaggtcatgatctcacggtttgtgagttcgagcccccacatcaggctctctgctcttggTTCAGACCCCACCCAGGGTCCTCTgacccacccctcacccccacccctgctctctgtcccttccctgctctcgtgctctctctctccctcaaaaataaacatttaaaatatctaaagaaataggggcgcctgggtggctcagtcagttgggcaaccgacttcggctcaggtcatgatctcgaggtctgtgagttcgagccctgcgtccggctctgtgctgacagctcagagactgaagcctgcttcggattctgtgtcttgctctctctctctgcccctcctccgctcatgctctctctctctctctctctctgtcaaaaataaataaaacattaaatgtttttttaatctaaagaaataaaaatgatacaaacaTAACAAACACGAAAAGCTCAAAGACAAGGCAGTGTTGTGGTGAGCTTTTCGTCTGTGCTGTCTGtcctctttttcctcattttgtaCCTTGTACTGGACTCTTTTTATTCCCCCCACATTTTTGCATTTCATCTTCTTTAGTTCTTGCGTCCCATTTTCCCAATTTGGTTGTCTGACCTGTCATCCACCATAGCTGCTACCctacccaggcgcctccacaTTTGGTCAGCAGCTACTCTGTACTCAAGCCAGTGGTAAAAGCTGAACAAAATGATACAAAGATCTAGTCCTTCCTCCAGGGGAACTGTTGAAGGCAGGGGTAGAGGATCTAGGGAATAAAAGAAGAATTGCCTGTATATAAAAGCAGTTGAAAAAATGTAGACAAGATACAACTAAATCAATTGTGTAGGGctacatcctttttttaaaaattattttattttaatgtttatttatttttgacagagagagagagacagagcatgagcaggggaagggcagagagagagggagacccagaatccaaaacaggctccaggctctgagctgtcagcacagaacccgatgcggggctcgaactcacagaccacgagatcgtgacctgagctgaagttggacactcaaccgactgaaccacccaggcgcccagggctATGTCCTTTTAAAAGGtgaatataggggcacctgggtggctcagttagttggttgagcgtccaacccttgatttcagctcaggtcatgatcgtggggTGGGGcgatccagccccgtgtcaggctctgtgctgaatgtggagcctgcttaagattctctctctccctctttctgcccctctccccgacttgtgctctctctttctctctctctctctgacataaaataataaaagaatagaatagaataaaataaaatggtgagtATAGGGCTGGGATGTGTAAATATAATTCAAAACCTTGTCCGAATATTGTTTTAGAAATGGAGTGTCCTCAAGAGAATTTAGAAGCCAGTCTCGGCAAtattaagagataaaaaaataacagaaaagctCATTGCATTCCCTCACACGGTGTGTCCATGAaatcattcattgattcatttagtCACAAAGGATGCCAGGTGCTGTTGTAGTTTCTGGAGTCCAAATAGAAAAAGGCATAGTTCCTATCCGCAAGAGGAAGCTTAGAGTCTGGTTGGGGAAGAAACATGTTTTAGCTGGAAGTAAACACTGGGAGCCAGATCTTAAAtaagcaatttttctttcttttttttcaaaacttttttaatgtttatttttgagagagagatggagcgtgaatgggggaggggaagagagggagacacagaatccgaagcaggttccaggccccgagctgtcagcacagagccccatgtggggctcgaactcacagaccgtgagatcatgacctgagccgaagtcagatgctcaactgactgagccacccaggcaccccaagcaatttttctttctgaagccaTATTTGAAAGACTGGGAACAGCAGGTGAttagaggcagaaacagaaatgGAGGGAGGCCGCAGCCTTCCTACCCAATAGTTTTATCAAACAAGATTCTGACCTGGGTAGTGTGGAGCCAATCCCCAGTCCCGGGCCCAGGCCCGTGCATGTAGGTGCAAGAGGGGTTGTAGAAGATTGCCCAGGTAAGCATGACTCAAACATGAACAAACCAATGGATTCATTTTCTAGGATCTCAGGAACTGGGGAGCCGCCACATAGACCTGGactgcaaccctgagatcatgaaggAAAACGACAAGTTTAAACGGTAGGTCGTGCACTGAGACCTTTAGTGAGAACTCGTGCGCTGGCTATTGAGAATGCGTCCGCCAGG
This region includes:
- the E2F3 gene encoding transcription factor E2F3 isoform X3 gives rise to the protein MPLQQQAKRRLELGESGHQYLSDGLKTPKGKGRAALRSPDSPKKKTRYDTSLGLLTKKFIQLLSQSPDGVLDLNKAAEVLKVQKRRIYDITNVLEGIHLIKKKSKNNVQWMGCSLSEDGGMLAQCQGLSKEVTELSQEEEKLDELIQTCTLDLKLLTEDSENQRLAYVTYQDIRKISGLKDQTVIVVKAPPETRLEVPDPIESLQIHLASTQGPIEVYLCPEETETHSPMKTNNQDHNGNIPKPPSKDLASTNSGHSDCSISMANLSPLASPANLLQQTEDQIPSNLEGPFVNLLPPLLQEDYLLSLGEEEGISDLFDAYDLEKLPLVEDFMCS